In Achromobacter xylosoxidans A8, a single window of DNA contains:
- the ispD gene encoding 2-C-methyl-D-erythritol 4-phosphate cytidylyltransferase gives MSASLIAIVPAAGVGARASRPGHETVPKQYRPLAGQPMLRHAVCALLADERISQVRVAVTPGDGWVDAALAGLPRTVWRACGGATRADTVAGALADSGVADDAWVLVHDAARPGLPMAALGRLIDACLADPVGGLLALPVADTVKGGHERVERTLDRNGLWLAQTPQMFRAGVLRDALTAASVSGAAVTDEASAIEAAGYAPLLVPGAMRNFKVTWPDDFELMEKWL, from the coding sequence ATGTCTGCCTCTCTCATTGCAATCGTGCCCGCTGCGGGCGTAGGGGCCCGCGCCAGCCGGCCCGGGCATGAAACCGTGCCCAAGCAATACCGTCCGCTGGCCGGACAGCCCATGCTGCGCCACGCGGTATGTGCGCTGCTGGCCGACGAGCGCATCTCGCAGGTGCGCGTGGCCGTGACGCCCGGCGACGGCTGGGTGGATGCGGCCCTGGCCGGCCTGCCGCGCACCGTGTGGCGAGCCTGCGGTGGGGCGACCCGCGCGGATACCGTGGCCGGCGCGCTGGCCGACAGCGGCGTGGCCGACGACGCCTGGGTGCTGGTGCACGACGCCGCGCGCCCCGGCTTGCCGATGGCTGCCCTGGGCCGGCTGATCGACGCCTGCCTGGCTGATCCCGTGGGCGGCCTGTTGGCGCTGCCCGTGGCGGACACCGTCAAGGGCGGCCATGAGCGCGTAGAGCGCACGTTGGACCGCAATGGCCTGTGGCTGGCGCAGACCCCGCAGATGTTCCGAGCCGGCGTGCTGCGCGATGCGCTGACGGCAGCTTCCGTGAGCGGCGCGGCGGTCACCGACGAGGCCTCGGCCATCGAGGCCGCCGGCTACGCACCACTGCTGGTGCCCGGCGCCATGCGCAATTTCAAGGTGACATGGCCGGACGATTTCGAACTGATGGAAAAATGGCTATGA
- the ispF gene encoding 2-C-methyl-D-erythritol 2,4-cyclodiphosphate synthase, with the protein MSIPFRVGQGFDVHALVEGRPLIIGGVTIPHSHGLLGHSDADVLLHAITDALLGAAGLGDIGRHFPDTDPAFKGADSRVLLREAMARVRAAGWEPVNIDATLHAQAPKIGPHAPAMVKNIAADTGLAETEVNIKAKTNEGLGYLGRKEGIAATVVALLARAAS; encoded by the coding sequence ATGAGTATTCCTTTCCGCGTCGGCCAGGGTTTCGACGTGCATGCGCTGGTCGAGGGCCGTCCGCTGATCATCGGCGGCGTCACGATTCCCCACTCGCATGGCCTGCTTGGGCATTCGGATGCGGACGTGCTGCTGCACGCCATTACCGATGCGTTGCTGGGCGCCGCCGGCCTGGGCGACATCGGCCGCCACTTTCCGGATACCGATCCGGCCTTCAAGGGCGCAGACAGCCGCGTGCTGCTGCGCGAGGCCATGGCGCGCGTGCGCGCCGCGGGCTGGGAACCGGTGAACATCGACGCCACGCTGCACGCGCAGGCGCCCAAGATCGGTCCGCACGCGCCGGCCATGGTGAAGAACATCGCCGCCGACACCGGCCTGGCCGAAACCGAGGTCAACATCAAGGCCAAGACCAATGAGGGCCTGGGCTACCTGGGCCGCAAGGAAGGCATTGCGGCGACGGTAGTGGCCTTGCTGGCGCGCGCGGCTTCCTAG
- a CDS encoding DUF4344 domain-containing metallopeptidase, translated as MHLRGIALASIFSAVSLPAHAQYEQQLGPLAGAVKQQMLEGWTAGVQDGWFTLHNANKADSEQTLYMNVGPAPESGRVTDVNVVVKSPNPKASIGVALSNRANKSLCLLELTADKNTLLFCLQGQNRRDIASLPNIAKLDGTDRIRVVELPGAARFIVNGQQIGDVSNEPATGAELGIMAYDVGTFGVADFKVTMTGGQSGAAPAAGTLPARGGNAGGGTAQKPQAPAPAAGQGGGDYNPALPGEGPYPRFGGDTMRIVSVYIGIMRSIFMHEFGHALIGELELPSTGAEEDAVDIYSALQIVEPTMYPSDNKEVNTMAQDAAKYAALQWYYSGKVAERRGADASSAWQDEHTGDLKRFRNMLCIMYGGNPAVFESIAKHVGLEDRTRARCADEFNKQNRAWNKILAPHTRVGTWTPEGQQPANAPGAPVKVVFQPSKRKIGNLFANNLSEAISNNIKLLGERYVLPRPINVVFKDCGQLNAWYSPREGSITMCYELIENIAVMISDIEMGTVGGEVAAQGGGAPGSAAPRQQPAAAPGQGLPASAIDELKDFGVPATTMLFTAPYKGPTPNKIYRAQVITTADLVGMIKKDKNLLIVDTSGLRDTVPIGYPLADAGSDGSVTDHLQQGFDAWLLKNNGGDRKAPVVILGAGMNDRSAYNAALRAGTLGWTVYWYRGGVEAWAANGLPTTSSMPKK; from the coding sequence ATGCATTTACGTGGCATCGCCCTGGCTTCCATCTTCAGCGCGGTAAGCCTGCCCGCGCATGCGCAGTACGAGCAGCAGCTGGGCCCGCTGGCCGGCGCGGTCAAGCAGCAGATGCTGGAGGGCTGGACCGCTGGCGTGCAGGATGGCTGGTTCACCCTGCACAATGCGAACAAGGCCGACAGCGAACAGACCCTGTACATGAATGTCGGGCCGGCGCCGGAATCGGGCCGGGTGACCGACGTCAATGTGGTCGTCAAGTCTCCGAATCCGAAAGCGTCCATCGGTGTGGCGCTGAGCAACCGCGCCAACAAGAGCCTGTGCCTGCTCGAACTCACGGCCGACAAGAACACGCTGCTGTTCTGTCTGCAGGGCCAGAATCGCCGCGACATCGCGTCGCTGCCCAACATAGCGAAGCTGGACGGTACCGACCGCATCAGAGTGGTCGAACTGCCCGGCGCGGCCCGTTTCATCGTGAACGGCCAGCAGATCGGCGATGTCAGCAATGAGCCCGCCACGGGCGCCGAGTTGGGCATCATGGCCTACGACGTAGGCACCTTCGGCGTTGCCGACTTCAAGGTCACGATGACCGGCGGCCAATCCGGCGCGGCGCCGGCGGCCGGCACCTTGCCCGCGCGCGGCGGCAACGCAGGCGGGGGCACGGCGCAAAAACCCCAGGCGCCGGCTCCGGCCGCTGGACAGGGCGGCGGCGACTACAACCCGGCCTTGCCGGGGGAAGGCCCCTATCCGCGTTTTGGCGGCGACACCATGCGCATCGTGTCGGTGTACATCGGCATCATGCGCAGCATCTTCATGCACGAGTTCGGGCACGCGCTGATCGGCGAGCTGGAGCTGCCCTCGACGGGGGCGGAAGAGGACGCGGTCGACATCTACTCGGCGCTGCAGATCGTCGAGCCGACCATGTATCCGTCGGACAACAAGGAAGTGAACACGATGGCGCAGGACGCGGCGAAGTACGCGGCCTTGCAGTGGTACTACAGCGGCAAAGTGGCCGAACGCAGGGGGGCCGACGCCTCCTCGGCCTGGCAAGACGAGCACACTGGCGACCTGAAGCGCTTTCGCAACATGCTCTGCATCATGTACGGCGGCAACCCTGCCGTGTTCGAGTCCATTGCCAAACACGTCGGGCTGGAGGACCGGACCCGGGCGCGTTGCGCGGATGAATTCAACAAGCAGAATCGCGCCTGGAACAAGATCCTGGCGCCTCACACACGCGTGGGCACCTGGACGCCCGAAGGCCAGCAGCCGGCGAATGCGCCCGGTGCGCCGGTGAAGGTGGTGTTCCAGCCGTCCAAGCGCAAGATCGGCAACTTGTTTGCGAATAATCTGTCCGAAGCGATCTCGAACAACATCAAGCTGCTGGGCGAACGCTACGTGCTGCCGCGCCCGATCAACGTGGTGTTCAAGGACTGTGGCCAGCTCAATGCCTGGTACAGCCCGCGCGAAGGCTCGATCACCATGTGCTATGAGCTGATCGAAAACATCGCGGTGATGATTTCCGACATCGAGATGGGCACCGTGGGCGGCGAGGTCGCGGCCCAGGGCGGCGGCGCCCCAGGCTCGGCCGCGCCGCGTCAGCAGCCAGCGGCGGCGCCGGGGCAGGGCCTGCCTGCCAGCGCCATCGACGAACTGAAAGACTTTGGCGTGCCTGCCACGACCATGCTGTTCACCGCGCCGTACAAGGGTCCGACGCCTAACAAGATCTACCGCGCCCAGGTGATCACGACCGCCGATCTGGTCGGGATGATCAAGAAGGACAAGAACCTCCTGATCGTCGACACCAGCGGGCTGCGCGACACGGTGCCCATCGGCTATCCGCTGGCGGATGCGGGTTCGGATGGCAGCGTCACGGATCACCTGCAACAAGGCTTCGACGCTTGGCTGTTGAAGAACAACGGCGGCGATCGCAAGGCGCCCGTCGTGATCCTGGGCGCGGGCATGAACGATCGTTCCGCCTACAACGCGGCGCTGCGCGCCGGCACGCTGGGCTGGACCGTGTACTGGTACCGCGGCGGCGTCGAGGCCTGGGCCGCGAACGGCCTGCCCACCACGTCGAGCATGCCGAAGAAATAA
- a CDS encoding carboxymuconolactone decarboxylase family protein: MEFLTTIKEQLPDWAKDIRLNLDAVIARSTLAPEDAVGAALSAAYAARSPVLVEAFKSGLSEGDANAALTASALMGMNNTWYPYVEMTGDAQLKSLPAQLRMNAYATHGGVDKKRFELFALVASIIGKCHFCVASHYENLKNDGLSTEQLRDAGRIAAVVNAAALALAAQGK, translated from the coding sequence ATGGAATTTCTTACGACCATTAAGGAACAACTGCCGGATTGGGCCAAGGATATCCGCCTGAATCTGGACGCCGTGATCGCCCGTTCGACCCTGGCTCCCGAAGATGCCGTCGGCGCCGCCCTGTCCGCCGCCTACGCCGCGCGCAGCCCGGTGCTGGTCGAAGCCTTCAAGAGCGGCCTGTCGGAAGGCGACGCCAACGCCGCGCTGACGGCCTCGGCCCTCATGGGCATGAACAACACCTGGTATCCCTACGTCGAAATGACCGGCGACGCCCAATTGAAGAGCCTGCCGGCCCAGCTGCGCATGAACGCCTACGCCACCCACGGCGGCGTGGACAAGAAGCGCTTTGAGCTGTTCGCGCTGGTGGCCTCCATCATCGGCAAGTGCCATTTCTGCGTGGCTTCGCACTACGAGAACCTGAAGAACGACGGCCTGTCGACCGAACAGCTGCGTGACGCCGGCCGCATCGCCGCCGTGGTCAACGCCGCCGCCCTGGCGCTGGCGGCCCAAGGCAAGTAA
- a CDS encoding peroxiredoxin — translation MKTVGDKLEPFKVTGVKPGFNQHEENGVSAFEDITESSFPGKWKVIYFYPKDFTFVCPTEIVGFNKLAKDFEDRDAVLLGGSSDNEFVKLAWRREHPDLNKLGHYQFGDTTGALIDQLGVREKGAGVALRATFIVDPDNTIQHVSVNNLNVGRNPEEVLRLLDGLQTDELCPCNRTVGGATL, via the coding sequence ATGAAAACTGTTGGCGACAAACTCGAGCCCTTCAAGGTCACCGGCGTCAAGCCCGGCTTCAACCAGCACGAAGAAAACGGCGTGTCGGCGTTTGAAGACATCACCGAAAGCTCGTTCCCCGGCAAGTGGAAGGTCATCTACTTCTACCCGAAAGACTTCACGTTTGTTTGCCCGACCGAAATCGTCGGCTTCAACAAGCTGGCCAAGGATTTCGAAGACCGCGACGCCGTCCTGCTGGGCGGTTCGAGCGACAACGAATTCGTCAAGCTGGCTTGGCGCCGTGAGCACCCGGACCTGAACAAGCTGGGTCACTACCAATTCGGCGACACCACCGGCGCCCTGATCGACCAGCTGGGCGTGCGTGAAAAGGGTGCTGGCGTTGCCCTGCGCGCCACCTTCATCGTTGATCCGGACAACACGATCCAGCACGTTTCGGTGAACAACCTGAACGTCGGCCGTAACCCGGAAGAAGTTCTGCGTCTGCTCGACGGTCTGCAAACCGACGAGCTGTGCCCGTGCAACCGTACGGTTGGCGGCGCTACGCTGTAA
- a CDS encoding ATP-binding protein produces the protein MPRLRRTFRNLTSRLRLGLFGRTFLLLAALMLVSLGAWLQVFFSMELGPRANQMAQRVITAVNITRTALIYSHNDERSKLLLDLATNEGIQVYPREVTDFAEALPDDDYWQRVAQHIRTRFGPETQIAWGVNQVPGFWVSFQIEKDLYWLVFEREQIGLTGGIEWLGWGATALLLSLVGAAVSVGFVNRPLSRLARAAQVLSRGENPAPLPEQGPLEIRDLNASFNRMAKDLRQAEADRELMLAGISHDLRTPLARMRLEIELSGVSEDARQAIDEDLGQIDHSIGQLMEYARPAGTLPQLATDISAVLAELYERERSHTASLGGELDATLEPGLRARITALDLKRVVSNLIENARRYGRSSDGMAHLVMTLQAEGSMIAIEVSDRGPGIAPEDVDRLLRPFSRGEAARTGVSGAGLGLAIVERLLKHVGGSLRMLPREGGGLTARIELPKAKFRNYQLDNDNP, from the coding sequence GTGCCCCGCTTGCGCAGAACCTTCAGGAACCTGACATCACGTTTGCGGCTCGGCTTGTTCGGCCGCACGTTCCTGTTGCTCGCCGCGCTGATGCTCGTCTCCCTGGGCGCGTGGCTACAAGTATTTTTCAGCATGGAGCTGGGACCGCGCGCCAATCAAATGGCGCAGCGGGTGATCACGGCCGTCAATATCACGCGCACCGCGCTGATCTATTCGCATAACGACGAACGCAGCAAGCTCCTGCTGGACCTGGCCACCAACGAAGGCATCCAGGTCTATCCGCGCGAGGTCACCGACTTCGCCGAAGCTCTCCCCGACGACGATTACTGGCAACGCGTTGCCCAGCACATCCGCACGCGCTTCGGCCCGGAAACGCAGATCGCCTGGGGCGTCAACCAGGTGCCCGGCTTCTGGGTCAGTTTCCAGATAGAAAAAGACCTCTACTGGCTGGTGTTCGAGCGCGAGCAGATCGGCCTCACGGGCGGGATCGAATGGCTGGGCTGGGGCGCCACGGCGCTGCTGCTGTCCCTGGTGGGAGCCGCGGTCAGCGTGGGCTTCGTCAACCGGCCGCTGTCGCGGCTGGCCCGGGCCGCCCAGGTGCTGTCGCGGGGCGAAAACCCCGCGCCCCTGCCGGAACAGGGGCCGCTGGAGATCCGCGACCTGAACGCCTCGTTCAACCGCATGGCCAAGGACCTGAGGCAGGCCGAGGCCGACCGCGAACTGATGCTGGCGGGGATCTCGCACGATCTGCGCACGCCGCTGGCGCGCATGCGGCTGGAAATCGAGCTGAGCGGGGTGTCCGAGGACGCCCGCCAGGCCATCGACGAAGATCTGGGCCAGATCGACCACAGCATCGGCCAATTGATGGAGTACGCGCGCCCCGCCGGCACGCTGCCGCAACTGGCCACGGACATCTCCGCGGTGCTGGCGGAACTCTACGAACGTGAACGCAGCCATACCGCATCGCTGGGCGGAGAGCTGGACGCCACGCTTGAACCTGGCCTGCGCGCCCGCATCACGGCGCTGGACCTCAAGCGCGTGGTCAGCAATCTGATCGAGAACGCCCGCCGCTACGGCCGTTCCAGCGACGGCATGGCGCATCTCGTCATGACACTGCAAGCTGAAGGCTCCATGATCGCGATCGAGGTATCCGACCGCGGTCCCGGCATCGCCCCCGAGGACGTCGATCGCCTGCTGCGGCCGTTCTCGCGCGGCGAGGCGGCACGCACCGGCGTCAGCGGCGCGGGACTGGGCCTGGCCATCGTCGAACGCCTGCTCAAGCACGTGGGCGGCTCACTGCGGATGCTGCCCCGCGAAGGCGGCGGCCTGACCGCAAGGATAGAGTTGCCCAAAGCGAAGTTTAGGAATTATCAATTAGACAACGATAATCCATAG
- the ompR gene encoding two-component system response regulator OmpR has translation MNTQNTTPTRKILVVDDDPRLRDLLRRYLSEQGFNVFVAEDAKEMGKLWQREHFDLLVLDLMLPGEDGLSICRRLRGGHDNTPIIMLTAKAEEIDRIVGLEMGADDYLSKPFNPRELLARINAILRRRGTEEHPGAPSQENESIAFGPYTLNLSTRTLTRNGEQVPITTGEFSVLKVFARHPKIPLSRDKLMELARGREYEAFDRSLDVQISRLRKLIEPNPSKPVFIQTVWGLGYVFVPDGGS, from the coding sequence ATGAATACGCAAAACACCACTCCCACCCGAAAAATCCTCGTCGTCGACGATGATCCGCGCTTGCGCGATTTGCTGCGTCGGTATTTATCCGAGCAGGGATTCAACGTTTTCGTTGCCGAAGACGCCAAAGAGATGGGCAAACTCTGGCAACGCGAGCATTTCGACCTGCTCGTGCTGGATCTGATGCTGCCCGGGGAAGATGGCCTGTCCATCTGTCGCCGGCTGCGCGGTGGTCACGACAATACCCCCATCATCATGCTGACGGCCAAGGCGGAAGAAATCGACCGCATCGTCGGCCTGGAAATGGGCGCGGACGATTACCTGTCCAAACCGTTCAATCCCCGGGAACTGCTGGCGCGGATCAACGCGATCCTGCGCCGCCGCGGCACCGAGGAACATCCCGGCGCCCCCAGCCAGGAAAACGAATCCATCGCCTTCGGCCCCTACACGCTGAACCTGTCCACCCGCACGCTCACGCGCAACGGCGAACAGGTGCCGATCACCACCGGCGAATTCTCGGTGCTGAAGGTGTTCGCCCGCCATCCCAAGATCCCGCTGTCGCGCGACAAGCTCATGGAACTGGCGCGCGGCCGCGAATACGAAGCCTTCGATCGCAGCCTGGACGTGCAAATCTCGCGCCTGCGCAAGCTGATCGAGCCGAACCCGTCCAAGCCCGTATTCATCCAGACCGTCTGGGGTCTCGGATACGTGTTTGTGCCGGACGGTGGTAGCTGA
- a CDS encoding bifunctional tRNA (adenosine(37)-N6)-threonylcarbamoyltransferase complex dimerization subunit type 1 TsaB/ribosomal protein alanine acetyltransferase RimI, giving the protein MELNLLALETSSSRCGVALLRAVDGRLEVSVREHEGSQEHAERLLPMANELLAESGLAPAALHAVAFGQGPGGFTGLRVACGVAQGMGLGLGIPVLPIVSHQAVAAQVEATPADAIVVALDARMNEVYLAVYRQAGVADGEISWEVLQAPLLIAAAEVVPWTAHHLPAWSAAAGQPLELLLAGDAWDAYASDMEHPAEWRRADSARRPEAASVARLARQGWMRGEAVAPELAAPLYVRDKVAFTTAERMRGEGGNPKAQPSLAPWVPQPMTDADLDEVVALEAHVQAFPWTRGNFADALAAGYGAWVLRREGKLAGFCVLMFAPDVAHLLVIAVAKPLHRQGLGGVLLGWCEQQARERGMEGVLLEVRPSNESAINFYKRHGYLQIGVRRGYYPAEKGGREDALVMQKRFATDGAAA; this is encoded by the coding sequence ATGGAACTAAACCTGCTGGCTTTGGAAACCTCTTCGTCCCGTTGCGGCGTGGCCCTGTTGCGGGCGGTCGATGGCCGCCTGGAGGTCAGCGTCAGGGAGCATGAAGGTTCCCAGGAGCACGCGGAACGGCTCTTGCCCATGGCCAACGAGCTGCTGGCGGAGTCCGGACTGGCGCCTGCCGCCTTGCATGCGGTGGCTTTTGGCCAGGGTCCGGGCGGATTCACCGGCCTGCGGGTGGCCTGCGGAGTGGCTCAAGGCATGGGCCTGGGCCTGGGCATCCCGGTACTTCCCATTGTCTCTCATCAGGCGGTCGCCGCACAGGTGGAGGCGACGCCGGCGGATGCGATCGTGGTGGCGCTGGATGCCCGCATGAACGAAGTCTATCTGGCCGTCTACCGCCAGGCGGGCGTTGCGGACGGTGAAATCTCGTGGGAAGTCCTGCAGGCGCCCCTGCTTATCGCCGCGGCCGAAGTCGTGCCCTGGACTGCCCATCATCTGCCGGCCTGGTCGGCCGCTGCGGGCCAGCCGCTGGAACTGCTGCTGGCTGGCGACGCATGGGATGCCTACGCGTCCGACATGGAGCATCCCGCAGAGTGGCGCCGCGCGGACAGCGCGCGGCGGCCGGAAGCGGCTAGCGTCGCCCGCCTGGCGCGGCAGGGCTGGATGCGGGGCGAGGCCGTGGCGCCCGAGCTGGCCGCGCCGCTCTATGTGCGCGACAAGGTGGCGTTCACCACCGCCGAGCGCATGCGCGGGGAGGGCGGCAATCCCAAGGCCCAGCCGTCGTTGGCGCCCTGGGTGCCCCAGCCGATGACCGATGCCGATCTGGACGAGGTCGTGGCGCTGGAGGCGCACGTGCAGGCCTTTCCCTGGACCCGCGGCAATTTCGCTGATGCCCTGGCGGCCGGCTATGGCGCCTGGGTGCTGCGGCGCGAAGGCAAGCTGGCGGGGTTCTGCGTCCTCATGTTCGCGCCCGACGTGGCGCACCTGCTGGTGATCGCCGTGGCTAAGCCGCTGCACCGCCAGGGCCTGGGCGGCGTGCTGCTCGGCTGGTGCGAGCAGCAGGCGCGTGAACGCGGCATGGAGGGCGTGCTGTTGGAAGTGCGCCCCTCCAACGAGTCGGCCATCAATTTCTACAAGCGGCACGGGTATTTGCAGATCGGCGTGCGGCGGGGCTATTACCCGGCCGAAAAAGGCGGCAGGGAAGACGCCCTGGTCATGCAGAAGCGTTTCGCGACGGACGGAGCGGCGGCATGA
- a CDS encoding uracil-DNA glycosylase — translation MSQPTAASPSAAPRVNPLQRIWLREIGMERLWLRPAPAPSRPAVEPQVPVSKEVLTEGAQAPAVGSPPLAPPSAEAPMPAAVAPAAAAPVSEAPAPAASAPAAPASGRPGIPASILNRSGPPPRPVPKAAEEAAPPPPVPVAEAIRNATLEEMHEQVVACAACGLCKGRRNAVFGHGGQPTRWLVVGEAPGEQEDRQGQPFVGRSGQLLDAMLSSVSMSRERDVFITNVIKCRPPGNRNPKPEEIAACSPYLMRQIALLKPERILVLGRFAAQTLLGTDATIGSLRGRIHQLKTDEGVEIPVVVSYHPAYLLRSPSEKARAWQDLRLTVARLG, via the coding sequence ATGAGCCAGCCCACAGCAGCGTCGCCATCGGCCGCGCCTCGCGTCAACCCGCTGCAGCGCATCTGGCTGCGCGAGATCGGCATGGAGCGGCTGTGGCTGCGCCCGGCGCCCGCGCCCAGTCGGCCCGCAGTTGAACCGCAAGTCCCTGTTTCCAAGGAAGTTTTGACGGAAGGTGCGCAGGCGCCCGCGGTCGGCTCGCCGCCGCTTGCGCCGCCATCCGCTGAGGCACCAATGCCGGCAGCAGTTGCACCGGCCGCCGCGGCGCCAGTTTCTGAAGCGCCGGCTCCCGCAGCATCGGCTCCAGCCGCGCCTGCTTCCGGCCGTCCCGGCATACCGGCTTCGATCCTGAACCGCAGCGGCCCGCCGCCGCGTCCTGTGCCCAAGGCGGCGGAGGAGGCTGCGCCCCCGCCACCGGTACCCGTGGCCGAAGCGATCCGCAATGCCACGCTGGAAGAAATGCACGAACAGGTCGTCGCCTGCGCTGCCTGTGGCCTGTGCAAGGGCCGCCGCAACGCGGTCTTCGGCCATGGCGGCCAGCCCACGCGCTGGCTGGTGGTGGGCGAGGCGCCGGGCGAACAAGAGGACCGACAAGGGCAGCCCTTCGTGGGCCGCTCGGGCCAGTTGCTGGACGCCATGCTGTCGTCGGTGTCCATGAGCCGCGAGCGCGACGTGTTCATTACCAACGTCATCAAGTGCCGCCCGCCCGGCAACCGTAATCCCAAGCCGGAGGAAATCGCGGCTTGCAGCCCCTACCTGATGCGCCAGATCGCGCTGCTCAAGCCTGAGCGGATCCTGGTGCTGGGCCGTTTCGCCGCCCAGACGCTGCTGGGCACGGACGCCACGATAGGCAGCTTGCGCGGGCGCATCCATCAGTTGAAGACGGACGAGGGTGTGGAGATTCCGGTGGTCGTCAGCTACCACCCGGCCTATTTGCTGCGTAGTCCCAGCGAGAAGGCGCGCGCCTGGCAGGATCTGCGCCTGACGGTGGCGCGGCTGGGCTGA
- the lplT gene encoding lysophospholipid transporter LplT, producing MKRGFYLVMAAQAFSSLADNALFIAAIALIQELHGPDWMAPMMKWSFALAYVVLAAFVGALADSFPKGRVMFSTNALKVVGCMLMFSYASIGVAPQYQTYLICAAYAIVGIGAAAYSPAKYGIVTEMLPPTMLVKGNSWIEGLTVFSIILGTVLGGVLISSSVSSALLSHSFIGKLVHTPAEAAILVIAFVYLLAALCNLLIPHTHVRYPPQQKNPVRLIRTFWGYVCVLWKDKLGQISLAVTTLFWGAGATLQLIVIEWGRSHLGYQLDKASMLMGVAALGTVVGSILAGRIPLRRALAVLPVGAAMGLVVLLMPLVYSPWSVYLLLLITGGLAGFFVVPMNALLQHRGHVLLSAGHSIAVQNFNEQLNILLMVAMYTLLLWLQLPINIIIVIFGTVVAVLMVVFMRWSKRNLQANPELHDQIGQEGHGRALDSSH from the coding sequence TTGAAACGTGGTTTCTATCTGGTCATGGCCGCGCAGGCCTTCTCGTCATTGGCGGACAACGCGCTGTTCATTGCAGCCATCGCCTTGATACAGGAGCTGCATGGGCCGGACTGGATGGCGCCCATGATGAAGTGGTCGTTCGCGCTGGCCTATGTGGTCCTGGCCGCCTTCGTCGGGGCGCTGGCGGATTCCTTCCCCAAGGGCCGCGTGATGTTCTCCACCAACGCGCTGAAGGTGGTCGGCTGCATGCTGATGTTCTCGTATGCCAGCATCGGCGTCGCCCCCCAGTACCAGACCTACCTGATCTGCGCGGCATACGCCATTGTCGGCATCGGCGCCGCGGCCTATTCCCCCGCCAAGTACGGAATCGTCACCGAAATGCTGCCCCCGACCATGCTGGTCAAGGGCAATAGCTGGATCGAGGGCCTGACGGTCTTCTCCATCATCCTGGGCACGGTGCTGGGCGGCGTGCTGATTTCGTCCTCTGTCTCCAGCGCCCTGCTCAGCCATTCCTTCATCGGCAAGCTGGTCCACACCCCGGCCGAAGCCGCGATCCTGGTCATCGCCTTCGTCTACCTGCTGGCGGCGCTGTGCAATCTGCTGATTCCGCATACCCACGTGCGCTACCCGCCGCAGCAGAAGAACCCGGTGCGGCTCATCCGCACGTTCTGGGGCTATGTCTGTGTGCTCTGGAAAGACAAGCTGGGCCAGATCTCGCTGGCCGTCACCACCCTGTTCTGGGGCGCCGGCGCCACCCTGCAGCTGATCGTCATCGAATGGGGCCGCAGCCACCTGGGATACCAACTGGACAAGGCCTCGATGCTGATGGGCGTGGCTGCGCTGGGCACGGTGGTCGGCTCCATCCTGGCGGGCCGCATTCCGCTGCGGCGCGCGCTGGCCGTGCTGCCGGTCGGCGCCGCGATGGGCCTGGTCGTGCTGCTGATGCCGCTGGTCTACTCGCCCTGGAGCGTCTACCTGCTGCTGCTGATCACGGGCGGCCTGGCCGGCTTCTTCGTGGTGCCGATGAATGCGCTGCTGCAGCATCGCGGCCACGTGCTGCTGTCGGCCGGCCATTCCATCGCCGTGCAGAACTTCAACGAACAGCTCAACATCCTGCTGATGGTCGCCATGTACACGCTGCTGCTGTGGCTGCAGCTGCCCATCAACATCATCATCGTCATCTTCGGCACCGTGGTCGCCGTGCTGATGGTGGTCTTCATGCGCTGGAGCAAGCGCAACCTGCAGGCCAACCCCGAACTGCACGACCAGATCGGCCAGGAAGGCCACGGCCGCGCGCTGGATTCCTCGCACTAG